The following coding sequences lie in one Spinacia oleracea cultivar Varoflay chromosome 1, BTI_SOV_V1, whole genome shotgun sequence genomic window:
- the LOC110799726 gene encoding LOW QUALITY PROTEIN: probable zinc metallopeptidase EGY3, chloroplastic (The sequence of the model RefSeq protein was modified relative to this genomic sequence to represent the inferred CDS: inserted 1 base in 1 codon; deleted 3 bases in 2 codons; substituted 1 base at 1 genomic stop codon), with translation SSSVAVVDENRKDVIDEDTXKGFEEREEEDEQQQELDWKNDKEFKKFMGNPSIEAAIKLEKKRADRKLKELDVESKSDNPIVGVFNRIARENLLREKETLEKVEQACKALDLNKLKNCFGFDTLFATDVRRFGDGGIFIGNLRKPIEEVMPQLEKKLSEATGTEVVIWFMEEKKDDITKQVCLVQPKSEIDLQFESTNLSTPWGYLSAIALGVTTFGTIALTSGFFVKPGATFDDYLANFVPLFGGFLTILGVSEIVTRLTTNRYGVKLSPSFLVPSNWTGCLGVMNNYEYLLPSKNALFDIPVARTASAYLTSLALAVVAFASDGSFNGGDNALFVRPQFFENNPLFXFIQYVIGPYADELENVLPFAMEGVGVPVDPLAFAGLLGMVVTSLNLLPCGRLEGGRIAQAMFGRNTATLLSFATSLLLGIGGLSGSVICLAWGLFATFFRGGEENPAKDEITPLGDDRYSWGVVLFLICFLTLFPSGGGTFSSSLFTGPFFRGDL, from the exons agttcttCTGTAGCTGTAGTGGATGAAAATCGAAAA GACGTAATAGACGAAGATACCTAGAAAggatttgaggagagagaagaagaagatgagcaACAACAGGAATTGGACTGGAAAAATGATaaagaattcaagaaatttATGGGGAATCCATCAATTGAAGCTGCAATTAAGTTGGAGAAGAAAAGGGCGGATAGGAAGCTTAAAGAGCTTGATGTTGAGAGCAAGAGTGATAATCCAATTGTTGGGGTTTTCAATCGAATTGCTCGTGAGAATTtg ttgagagagaaagagactTTGGAAAAAGTTGAACAAGCTTGTAAAGCCCTTGATCTTAACAag TTGAAGAATTGCTTTGGATTTGATACATTATTTGCCACGGATGTCCGAAGATTTGGGGATGGGGGTATTTTCATAGGGAATTTGAGAAAACCTATCGAAGAAGTCATGCCACAATTGGAGAAGAAACTCTCTGAGGCAACTGGGACTGAGGTAGTGATATGGTTTATGGAAGAGAAGAAGGATGATATTACAAAACAG GTGTGTTTGGTTCAACCAAAGTCAGAAATTGATCTTCAGTTTGAATCGACTAATCTGAGCACTCCTTGGGGCTATCTTAGTGCAATAGCCTTGGGTGTTACAACTTTTGGAACAATTGCTTTGACAAGTGGTTTCTTTGTCAAGCCTGGTGCAACATTTGATGACTACCTGGCTAACTTTGTACCTCTTTTTGGTGGGTTTTTGACCATTTTGGGCGTATCTGAG ATTGTCACAAGGTTGACAACAAATCGATATGGGGTAAAGCTGAGCCCATCATTTCTTGTTCCATCGAATTGGACGGGGTGTTTGGGAGTAATGAATAACTATGAGTACCTCCTCCCTAGTAAGAATGCCCTTTTTGATATTCCTGTTGCTCGTACAGCCAGTGCATACTTGACCTCTCTGGCGCTTGCAGTTGTTGCCTTTGCATCAGATGGCAGCTTCAATGGAGGTGATAATGCACT GTTTGTAAGGCCTCAATTTTTTGAGAACAACCCTTTGT TTTTCATCCAATATGTAATTGGACCTTATGCTGATGAACTTGAAAACGTGCTGCCTTTTGCGATGGAAGGAGTGGGAGTACCAGTTGACCCCCTTGCTTTCGCTGGGCTTTTAG GGATGGTGGTGACGTCTCTGAACTTGTTGCCTTGTGGGAGACTTGAAGGGGGTAGGATAGCACAGGCTATGTTTGGCAGGAACACTGCCACTTTGCTCTCATTTGCCACTTCTCTGCTACTTGGTATTGGTGGTTTAAGTGGAAGTGTTATCTGTCTGGCATGGGGATTGTTTGCTACCTTCTTCAGAGGAGGAGAAGAAAATCCTGCCAAAGATGAGATAACTCCATTAGGCGATGATCGTTATTCCTGGGGTGTTGTCCTCTTCCTTATATGCTTCCTCACTCTCTTCCCAAGCGGAGGAGGGACCTTCTCAAGTTCCCTCTTCACCGGACCATTTTTCAGAGGCGATTTGTAA